The nucleotide sequence aaattttgttCACTCTCTAACTTGCCTTACATATAATTTATAGTAAATGTTTATTTTCAAGGACTAAAAGTTGACAGTGATGACAGTTTTGCATCTTTGTCCTTGTCAAGTCATTTGCAGACCTTTAAGTAGAAATGTAGAATTATCTCGGCAATGTGGCTGACTCCCCAATGCATACACGCAGAAAATTTTTAGCAGGAAAACacttaaaatttaaaacaaaaagatTTGAAGGACTAATTCCCAAAAGGCATAGAGAAATCTCTttttaaaaaatccaaaaaggTGACTTAAGTGTCCCCTGAGAGTGCCCATATGATCCCTGTGTTAATGTGATATGAAAGATGGGTTACATCATTGCTTTATTAGTTCAGGCAGCACTTGTAAAGTGATTAAAGTGTAGCCTGGGTAATTTTGATTATTGTTTATAGCCTCAGCAGTTATCCCAAATTCATAATTTGGCAAGGTAATCCATGATTCTCTACATTTTTTTATCTCAGAATGTAAAGAGGTCCTTAGCGGAATTTCTTTAAGCTTACTCTCTCATCTTCTCACAATTTCAATGGATGTCCAATATAGACTAAAATTTTGCAAATTGAGAACTGTAGAGTGCATCTCTTTCTCAGATCTTTTCTTACTTTTATCGTGGTAGATGCAGAGACCCACCCACTTTTATCAGGGTGAAGACAGAACTTGAACACAGGACACTCATACCCAATCCCTAACTATACCATTGGATTATTGCATCTCATTATCATACTGAGGTATCAACAATTTGGGATTCCCAGATGCATACAACTTATTTGTACTCAAGCATCTTAAAAACAATGCAGTCAATATCCAAAGGCTTATTTGTTGCTTACAGTGATATAGTCAGTTCAATGAATGTTCTACCACTGCATTGATTAATTTATTGAAGTAACCTTTTATTCTTTGCTCATTATACTGAATTTTTTGCAAGATAAGTACTAGTAAGTGTGCTATATGTAGATAATCATTTCtttaaaactgcttttcttaggTCCAGCAAATTAGGCAATACAAATTCCACCATTGACATGCAGAGCGGTGCCTGAAATCATTCATCAGCTGGGTGAACATTGCATGAGAAAACTGAGAGTACTGAAGTTTCATCACATAATTATAAAAGACAAGGTCAATTTAGCATGTCAAGCATCGCTTAAATAATAGAAACATTCAGAATTTTTGTGATTCTTAATAGCTGATGGTCACAGATGCATGCCATGGTAACAGTCTAACAAGGATGGAGAAATGTAGAAGTCCATGCAATATTAAGTTGTTTATGCTGTTTTGGTTACAGAAACCTCTTAAATTTTGCATACCCTATGAACATAATGGGTTCAGTATATAGATTAAAGTTTGTTACAAACTTACTTTGTTCAGACAAAGCAAGATTCAAGCTTCCATTACACCAAGAACTATGTGATATATACCAGTAAGTAAAGTCCAGTATATCAAAGTTTACACATTTCAGCTGAATAAACTGGAAAAAAAATTGCCAAACACAAACTTTGATAGTCATCTGTATTCATAGCTAGCACGGTTAGACCTACTTACAGAAAGAGGTTGACCCTGCCTTCCAATAGAGGCAGCATTTTGAGCATCCTCCTCCTGTTGTAACGACCATGCTATAGTTGCATCTATCTATTAAATGTTGGAACAACAAGAGCATTATATCAGAAACTGGCTTTCTTCTCGAGCAtagatacatgcatacatataaggAAAGAAACATATTAAATATAACTTGAAAGATATATGAATAAATGAAAACAGTATTCAACAACAAGGACAAAAAAAGAACAGGAAATAACCTCCTCTAAATCTCCAAATTCTTGTAACTCATGATAAAACTGCTCTTGGAGCTGGCGAGCTAATATCTCATCTGATTCTACCTGCCTATTTCTtgcactagaatcatcaaaaactccGCAACTTTCACCTTGAGGTTTGCTATATCTTACTTCTGGGGAGTTCGGCTCATCAACTTCTATAACTGGTTGCATAAATGTGTCATGGACCTGAGAATTATGAGCTCTTGTTGATTTTGTATTTGACGTTTGCCTAGAGGATTGGATATACAAGATTTCTGAATCCTCCAAAGTTGTACTGGAGCATTCACCAAAATGAGAATGAACCAAGCCacatttcctttttcctttgatCCTCTTGCGTCGCCTATAGTGTGTTCCAGTTTCTGATTCTAACTCAGAAGTTATAGAGAGCGGATTTGGAGTTGACCCATGATGCATCGAGACTATTTCAGGACTGTCATGTAAAAGATTTATGAAGTCTCCATCAACAGTTGCAATTTCGTGGTTCTGACCAGGTAAGATACTAGTGTCTTCCCTCTTGGAAGCACTGGAGCCCTCACCAAAAGAACTTATAGACGCTTCTTCTATATGAACCAGTCTTGTTCTCCAACCTATTCGTTTGGGAGATCTGAGAGTATCATCACCAAAATCTGCAATAACAGTCACCCCATTCCCTCCCATTGAACAAGCCCTGCACAGTCATTGTATATCAAGGATCGCAATGGACTAGTTGAAACCAAGTATCAAAATAATCAGAAAAATGATCGCCAACAtttttcagccatcaaaagacttATGAATATCAAAAACAGGCATTGTCATTAATGAAATACGCTAGTATCAACCATGTACAACTTAAGGATATCAAAGTTCAATTATTTCTAAAAGATAGAATTATATTACTATGCGAGCAATGCATAGCATATTTTGTCGAAGGAATTTAAAACATCATTAAAATGCAGCAGTATCATTAATaagcattagaagccaatttagAATTGAAGAAAACCTGCCCGCTTGAGGTttagcttctttttcttgcatattTGGTGCCACATTATTATCCAATATaactttccctttccttttaTCAGCACAGCCGCCTTCAGAATCAGGACTAACAATGTGTACTTGACGTGGTGAGACCCCATCAAAAAGTTCATTAGACACCATATTtccatcatcatcatttttAGCAACAGCCTTACCCTTTGCTACGTTACTTGCAGAGATGCAACCATTATGCACCAGCTTTCTGCGTCCAGTATTCCTAGGAGAATCATCACCAAACTGTGACCATCTTTGAAGCGATTGGCTGGTTTTGAATTGTGATGCATCGTGCACATCTCTTCCTTTCACGCTAACTTGATTGCTGATTCCAGGAAGCAAAGAATATGCCGTGCCATGAAGTGAATTCATGACATTTCGGTCATCAACCTCAGATGGGGCATCACTCTTTGTCATATCATGTGATGAGCTATAACCATTACGTATTGGCCTCCTCTGCACCGCATTCCTCTGACATCCAGCAAGCTGTGATGATTTTGATGGGATTTTATCAGTTCCCACTTGCAAATCACTGCTAAGATGAGTCCCCTTCCCATTTTCTCTACACCTCTCTTCTTTGCTAGTACTAACAGGCAATTTCCAAGAGAACCCAACACCATTCTGCTGCCTTCCAATAGATAATCCAGAACATCCACCATTCTCACTCTCAACAAACAGTCGTTTGCCATCCTTCCTTGAATCCCTATGCCTACTTGGATGGGAAGGGGGAAAAGGGTTTCTTGAACCCAACTCGACTGTTTTTGCACCATGACTACTGTAATTACAAGCCATGTTTTCTTCGAATTCAACCCTTGAGGCTTGGACCTGAGGGGAAGGCCTAGTTTCATTGATCTTGGAGCTCAATTGTCCTAATCTTGCTTCTGTAAACAGGTGTTCAGCATTATCTCGCACAGTAGTACTGCCAGGCACATCGACAAGACCTGAACCCCTCGGACAGGGGGCATGTTTTGTTGTTGCGGGAGCTATCCTTTGATCAGAATGGATTGTGTTGAACCTTTCCACGATATTTACTCCCCTTGTTGAGGGCCCCGATGACCCATCAACCGGCCGGACTATCATCAGTCTATCTGTGGTCTCCGGGACTTCTGACACCAAATTGGTGTCCATGGAGTCCATCCTCTGCGTGATTGGAAAGATCAAATTAATCAGCCCTCAGCCTCAAAACAGATTAACAGCAGAGCTCTGGCAACCGTATTCGATAACCAAGAAAACCCTAAAATCTAATCAAGAAAAAGATCGAGCAAGCAACCTTTTATAACAAAACATCGAATAGCAGTTCtaagttttatttttagatGTGACCAGATTAACTAAGCAAAAGCTGAGTTCCTGCAatagtaatttttttaaaaaaaaaaagcaaaaaaaaaaagttaaacctAAAATCTGATCAGGAAAAGATCAAGAAAATAACCTTTTCTAGTAGAATATAAAACAacagttctaatttttatttttcagatgtgACCAGATCAACAAGTGCAGGCGAAATTGGCAACAGAAAACACCACCAAGAAACCCAGTTCACATAAGATAAAATAACAGATAAATACTACAGCTATATAAAGAAAGCAATCAATCGCTCAAGCTCCCGGAGAGAAACATAGTTCGCAGAAATAAAACTCCAAAAAACCTGACGAAATCGGacgaagaaaaaggaagagaggacGAGGAAAACCTCAGCGGCGCCGCTGCTCTCGATAAAATCCAGAGCGGAGAGAAGCTTGGAGGTGGAATCGAGGTCTAGAGGGGAGGCAGAATCCACGCACCGTCGAACCCCCCCCGCGCCCTTAGCCTCCTTCCCCCTCCCCGTTCTAAAACCCCTTTTTAGATTCATTGCGTCTTACTTCCAAATGACGATAAAGAATATTATAtagtactttttttaaaaacaaaactgGCTATCTATTCTTACTATCAAAATCGGTTATTATGTTATTATACAGCCTTCCAAACTggtaaattttttattaattaatttaaaaaaatgcaaCCTTTTCGATATATTTCAAATAAAGTTTTTATCCAAAAAttctaaattaaaattttgtttaCAGATTTTTTTCAACTTTTAGAGAAGCCATAtaaattaattcaaaattttatcaaacatttcaaaaccataaaaatattttttaactttttttcataaatactttctaattcTCCAAAAACCAACCATGCCAAATAGGGCCTAAAAGTCTATCCTGTTTGTGGTATCCTGTGCATCTTAAATAAATCAAAAGGTAACAAGTATCATGAGAGTGATTTGATCTAGAAATGAGTTTTATTTTCTAGTATATTTGGGGTGGCAAAAAAGTCAAGCCTTTTCCCTTTTATTAGTGTAGTTATCCAAGTAACTTGAGACTCCTTTAATTcgtaggaaaagaaaaaaaagaaagtgcaatcgacgaaaaaaaaaaaagaaatacttCGAAATCTTTGCGACAGGTATTATTCGAAATTTAAGTGTATCACATAGTAATTTATTTTAGTATAGTGGCAACCTTTGAGTATGGCTATATAATCTAGTGATTCTATCTCTATTCTACTAGTTACCGCTAGTCCAATAACTAACAATGGATGTGTGCATGATAGAGAAGCAATATCTTCGACAAATGATTGTCATCTCATCTAATTTAAAATGACATGGTGATTGTGATTGGTTAAAGATAAGCTTTGGTGCAACAATtaggttgcttcattgtgactaTCATTTCTTCTTTGAAGTatctaaaaatataaatattcatGATTCTAACTAGTACGGAAGATGAAGAGGTAGAGAGAACTAGCGAAAAGATGCcaattcaaaattaaaaaaagccaGGTAACCGATGAGAGAAGAAGCAAGCAACTAAGAATATGTTTATTTAACGCATCTAAAGATAATTGGGAGgagaaaataaaggaaaaaatagatgactttATACATGACAAAATATAATAGAAAGCAgagtctttttcctttttctaaatttctctACTTTTAAGAGACTCAAAAAGTGGGTTTAAGACAAACCTCTTCCCTCCTCTCTTTATTTAATTAAATGAGAGATCttggttctttcttcttctctcctaaCTAAAAATAATGGATTATGGTTTACTCCTATTTTCTTGTAACCAAATGAGTGGTTGCGACTCTCTACTCTCTATTCCTTTCTCTCAATATTTCCAAATCTAATAAGTTTTTGATTGtttgcttgaatgaaaatacaTTTTGCTCCGCAAGGGTCCAAATGAATCAACTTAGTGGTAAGGTGATTCAAGTCAAAAACTTGGCAAGATGAAAATTGTTCCACTATATTATGCATTACTTATAGTCATGTGTGTGTTATGACTCTTTGATGCGATTTAAATGCACCCAAGTATTAGCATTCCTTTGATTGTTTATACGCATATAAACCATGCTCATACATAGAAACTCATGATAAAGCTTTTAGGCACATTTATGGATTTCTAGCTCTATTTTACAAGCCTTTTCCTTTCATGATATATCTTCAACGATACACACATTAAATCTATTAAAGTTGATTAACTAAAGTTTTTCATTTTCCATGTTGTAACAGTCCTTATACCAGTTTGCATGTTTCCTAATGATTTCACCTTAAGAAAACTCATGGGTGCTTGTGTTCTACATGGCACAGAAAAATATATGTCTTTTTTCTTAAATCTATTGATGTCGTTTCCACTCAATAAAGAGATAAGAGAAAAGTATTGGCAtcacaaatatataaaaattatttttatttatagatGCAATATGATTACCTATTGATGTTTCAAGTAGAGTAGCATATAGGTGGGAGAAGAGCAATTGATTAGAAGAGAAATATGTCTATACGCAAATGAAACTAGAAATCTCATGTCTTTTGCATGATGCAAATGCTCGACCTTCATTTGGTGAATATACTTCACtagtctttctttttttttttaaaaaaaataatagatgttACTTCctctcaataaaaaaaataaagtgataAAAGAAAAGTATTAGAATTACAAGTataaaagttatttttatttatagatGGAATACAATTACCCACTAAAATTCTAAGTAGAGTAGCATATAGATGGGAGAAAGGCAAgttattaaaaaagaaatatgttgatatgcaaataaaattagaaatctCATGTTTTTTGCATAATGCCATTGCTCGACCTTTATCTGGCACAAAATACTTCgctaatataaatattttttgtaaAACTCTCGTGCTAGAATAAATCATTTTTCTTCGCTACTTCAATAAAATTGTTATATTTCTCAATCCATACAAATAAAAACCCTCAATGACagattttgaaattcaaacatttATATCAATTGATATGATCACAGCCATCTATTGGCTTGCTTAGTCTGGACTGGTCACCTGCATTGCATATGCTAAGTTCAGATGCATGGATAAATGCTGTGATATCCTGGATATGCATGAATTAACTTCATGTAGAAAGCCTCTAAAGGAAAGGAGTAAATTCGGTGACAACACTACTCGGCAACGTATTTTCGTCCACATCCGGGCACGCGTTTCCCGTAATGGCAACTAGAAGCAGCGCAAGACATACACGTCCACGTGCTCTGCACGTGCCGGATGAGTCGGGGCCTCCGCGGCCTCGGACGCAACGCACGCACGAAATGACCTAAAGGCCCCTGATGTTAAGGCGCGGTTAGTGAACCAGCGGAGGGCATTCGAGTAAAAAGACGAGCTTCAGTCTCCCTTCGCtccagaaaaggaaaaaataaataaaagaaaccaGGAAAGGAGGCGGAAGAGgccgctcgctcgctcgctcgctcgctctatTCCTCTCGCTCCCTTCTTCTCAAATATCCAACGCCCTTCGAGACTTCGCCCAATTTTCCCCCTTTTTCTGAGTCGATTCCGTGAAAGGAGTTCGTGGAATTCGGGTATGCgcgctttctttcttctccattcGAGTTCTGGAGTTCAATTGCTTTGTTTTTATCCGATCGATAATGGTGTCTGTATCTTGAATCTGATAAACGGGGATGGAATCGTATTTTTAGCAGAGATTTCTCCGATAATTCGTGTTTATCAGCgtttttttttagttatttaTGGCATTGTATATGTTTTGAAGAGATGAAACGGAGGGAATGATGATAACTTGTTCAGGTATTAGTCCTTTAGAGAGATGGATTTTATATGCTATTTCTGGTTGATATTTTGCGATGTTTTGCTTAATATGATGGAATTTACATTCTTTATTACTGAAAATACAAAgattttgctttattttttattgcgGATCATATTGACTGGAGGGTTTGATGTTCATCTTGAAAGTTTTGATAAAGGATTCGAGAAAGCTTGTAATGGGACACCGTGTAACCCTAAACAGGAGGAAATGGTGTAGAATAACTCGAAATTCCAACCTGAAGTACTTGGGATGAGTTCTTCTCAATTTGGTTTATCAAGTAATGTGCTTGTGTAACTAAATTTCAgctttatataattttatacgCTTGAATTTTTCTATCCATGGTTTTGTAATGCTAGCTAAAGGGTTCTAGCTATTGCATGCATGGTATCAGCAAGTTCTTCTATTTGCTTTCTGCAGACTGCTGTGAACATTGAGGGTTGTGGATTAAGGAAAAAGTGATTTCTCAGGGGCAGAATGATAGGTAAAAGAGTGTTACTAACATACAAACGTAAGCGCTTCTCATCTCAGCCTCATCATGGTAAAGGAATTACTGCTGATTCAACTTCAAAGTCTCCAACCGGTATACTTCTAGAGATATCAAGCCAAGAAGCTGAATCTGGTGCTGACAATGAGAAGCTGAACAAAGACAATACGGTGAAAAAAACTAATCCTATAAGTCTTGTGACATTTGTTTTTATGATTCTATAAGTCTTGTGACATTTGTTTTTATGATTAAAATGCACCTTGGTCTtctgttgtattttttttttcgggcTTGTTTAGCAAATCAGTGAATCTTTTTCACCTCTATAGGTAACTTGTAGTGCTTCCTCGTTATGTTTATAGCTGTAGCCTGATCTTGTCATGTTAGACAGTGGCTGAGCGAGCCAGTGGGTTATTCCGAAAATATCATTTCTGGGGTCATGTCATGGAGTTCATTTAACTGCCTTATGAAGTTAAGTTGTTCTGTTATGGACTTGTAATATAGCTTCATGTGCCAAAGTTTGTTCGCAAAAGAATCTACCAGGTCACAGATTACCATGCCTATTTAGAGACTCTTTGCAGAGAAACAAGAATACACTTGAAAGATCTATCTTTTTTCTCATGCTGTGTACTTTCGGTGGTTTGCTAACAATCatgttgatttttttaaaatctaaatTGCACAGTTCACTCATCGAAAAATAATTACCAGATCAAAACCATCTAGATATAGGACATATGTTGAAGCTAATGACAAGATGTAAACATCAAATCACAATCGTACACAACCTTAAAGGGACGTATGGATTTTCTTTGTCCATACTCCTATTATATCTCTCATGTGTGTGTGGGAATTGGCTGCTGATGTGTGGGAGGGAGAAATAGGTGGGAATAGGGTCTCTGTTTGATCATTCTTTCTCACTCCTCAGCCCTTATGGACAATGCATGATATATCCAACATGAGTGGGAATTGTTTAAAGAGAGGAGATTGGGGGAGGTGAACAAAAGAGATCCTATAGTCCAAATATCTTTGGGATAATGAAGATACGATATTTGATTGTCCATGTTACCCTTAGATATGGAACACCATATTGTTGATACATGCACAATTACAGTAAACACTAGTTTTGAAGAGATGTGCTTTGGCCTTGCAGTAGTACAGGGTCAGGACTCCTGGTATGATCACTACATTCGTATCGTGCtaaactttatttatttattatgactTATTGTTATTTTAATGACAATGGGCTGAGAACAACCTTACTATCAGCAGCATCAAGCAGTGCCTGGAATTCAGTGACTAAGATAGCAGTCAAGGGTTACCTGTTGACCAAAAGAATTCCCTAGGCTGCTCCACATGCTTATTATGTCATACATTTTCATCAGTTCTTAAGGAAGAAACGTAATATCCAGATTTTAGATCTTCCAAATTTTCCTTTAGATGGAAAGTTAATTAGTTAACATGAAAAACTTTATTGTATGATAACCACAAGTATGAGTAGTTGGAAGAAAGATTTGCATGTCACATGCTCTTGATCCCCATGAGGTTGGTCTTCTTCTCTTTGGCTATCTCTCCTACATTGCTTTCCCCTTGTAGTGCTGAATTGCTGATAATCTACCTCTTCCGCATCCCTTATGCCTGCATCTTGATCTAGGAATGGGTtgaatctctctctttctctctctctctctctctcttcctccctccctctcttccccctctCTTCTTTTATCCCGTAAGCAACCAATCAATGGAGGCATGACCAAGGGACATGTTGTACAGAGGATATGTGACTATTGCTAAAGAAGATATGAATGCTGAACATCTACTGAACACACTCTTTCCAAATAAGTCTCTTTCCTAGTAATACCATCTCTTCTTGATTagaaaatctcaattaggaATAGAATTTGTTATCCTGTATCTAATAAATGGGTGTGCTTTGGTTCCTTGCTGCAATACGATATGGACTTAGATATTCATGTTCTTTTCCATTGTGTTCTGTAGTGCATTGAAGAGTGATTATGAAGGTGTGTATGAATCTCAATGTTCATTTTTGTATCACATTCATTGCTTCAGCGAAAACTCAATTTCCATCATGTAGCTGACCTAAACCATGACTCCAACAGATATTTCTTTTCTAGAGAGTTGATGTGAAGATAGCAAGTATATCATATCCCTCTTTTTAAGCTTCaaattctgttttttttaatatttctaaagttcacataattttatatttgattaatatttcattttcttttatttctttatgtttcattttttttaatagtaaAAATGTATCCCTGGCGCCCATGTATTGGCATCAGTTTAAAGGACTGTGCTTAATTATAGATGCTCTGTGCCTTTGAATGCTCTCACCAGAACCTTAGAGCACCTTCTTCAAAATCTTGTCATTTGTCTTGCTCGATAATGCATTTGGCTCATGTCTATCATAAGTTACTTCAGATTTGGTGGATTTTTGATAGTAGTTGTTGAATAATGTGACCCAGATGCttgatataaattttgatgATGGGCAGGACAGGGTGATGGGTATCTCTCATCTGAAAACCAATTCATCATTACATCTGCTCCTTCCTTGCTATTTGCTCTTTTCCAAAGGTCTTTGATGATAGAATACCATGAAACACACACTATAGTATATATGTTGGCTCAAGTCAAGGGAATTCTAGCAGCTATTAGGTCCCTGTATTTTGCCCGTATAATGATAAAAACataataaaaattttcagaGAACATGTCAGCTTTGAACCAAACTTTAACTTGTCCTGAAATATAATAAGAATCAATCTCCTACGATTGCGTTGATCTTTTGACTtaagaggaaaaggaaaaaggaagaaaaggaaatgccATATAGAATCAAAATCAGGCTTTTTTGCCAAGAAGTCTTCTGCATAACTTACTTTGGGGCTAAAATTTAGTTTATCAATCTGGTGGTTCATCGTTATGCATTTAATACTCTTCATATGGTTTGGATTAAATTGAttggtttttctttgtttttgtatCTTAAGAATGGATGATGAAGTTTTAGATGCTTCTTACCATTCTTTTTATAGCATGGACATAAGTCAATGGATCCATTGATCAATCGCAATCTTACTGTTTGAAAATAACATTCTCATGAATCAAGGATTTAAATACTGCACCATGCCCTACCATGTGGCCTTGTTGCCGGCGTGACATAATGTGCATGTCATGATATCAAGTGTAAAAGCTGATACAAGTAAGTATGTGATCAGCCTACTAGAAATACAATTGAATTTACTGCATTGCTTAATAAATATCCCACTTTTCCACTTCTAAACCTCTTGCAAGCTAAGGGTAGTCAGATTTGTGAGTCCAGAGGTTGAAGAACATTCAAATTGGGGACTGATTTAAGTTATGAGGATTTATGAATTTATCAAAGAGTTATGATAGTTTTTTGGGTATAAAATGTGTCCACATTTCTTCCCAAAACctgaaaaaatcaaaaataaccaAACATAAATCTCTCCATTGTCCTTTTTCTAAATATGGTTTTTAAGAGATGATCTAATCACCTATGG is from Phoenix dactylifera cultivar Barhee BC4 chromosome 18, palm_55x_up_171113_PBpolish2nd_filt_p, whole genome shotgun sequence and encodes:
- the LOC103706984 gene encoding uncharacterized protein LOC103706984 produces the protein MDSMDTNLVSEVPETTDRLMIVRPVDGSSGPSTRGVNIVERFNTIHSDQRIAPATTKHAPCPRGSGLVDVPGSTTVRDNAEHLFTEARLGQLSSKINETRPSPQVQASRVEFEENMACNYSSHGAKTVELGSRNPFPPSHPSRHRDSRKDGKRLFVESENGGCSGLSIGRQQNGVGFSWKLPVSTSKEERCRENGKGTHLSSDLQVGTDKIPSKSSQLAGCQRNAVQRRPIRNGYSSSHDMTKSDAPSEVDDRNVMNSLHGTAYSLLPGISNQVSVKGRDVHDASQFKTSQSLQRWSQFGDDSPRNTGRRKLVHNGCISASNVAKGKAVAKNDDDGNMVSNELFDGVSPRQVHIVSPDSEGGCADKRKGKVILDNNVAPNMQEKEAKPQAGRACSMGGNGVTVIADFGDDTLRSPKRIGWRTRLVHIEEASISSFGEGSSASKREDTSILPGQNHEIATVDGDFINLLHDSPEIVSMHHGSTPNPLSITSELESETGTHYRRRKRIKGKRKCGLVHSHFGECSSTTLEDSEILYIQSSRQTSNTKSTRAHNSQVHDTFMQPVIEVDEPNSPEVRYSKPQGESCGVFDDSSARNRQVESDEILARQLQEQFYHELQEFGDLEEIDATIAWSLQQEEDAQNAASIGRQGQPLSRETSIADLYAQNPRALFRNVSAQSTNLARVPASTRVAQLRRNFNGPEMDLEMRMISELRRSFTSAEMDFETRLNFLEALEAAFEDSHDMEDDFPPILHHFDEDDFEMLFAVDDNSHQHAGASESQIDSLPQSVIQSDSIKEACAICLEVPSTGDVIRHLPCLHKFHKECIDTWLKRRTLCPICKCGITLAADT